A single Crateriforma conspicua DNA region contains:
- a CDS encoding FliM/FliN family flagellar motor switch protein, producing MSETSDSIDSDTIDAAVQPDAAPSGDSQVSRYKDRVLRIQTPLTVTLARSRVPLSRVISLVPGSMLTFDAHCDEPLTLEAGDHPIARGETVKIGDKFGMRIREIIRPVVED from the coding sequence ATGTCCGAAACGTCTGATTCCATCGACTCCGACACAATCGACGCCGCTGTGCAGCCTGACGCGGCGCCCAGCGGTGATTCGCAGGTGTCGCGATACAAGGATCGCGTGCTGCGGATTCAGACGCCTCTGACCGTGACACTGGCTCGGTCACGTGTGCCGCTCAGCCGGGTGATCTCTCTGGTACCCGGTTCGATGCTGACGTTCGACGCCCACTGTGACGAACCGCTGACCTTGGAAGCCGGTGACCATCCGATCGCACGCGGTGAAACCGTCAAGATCGGTGACAAGTTTGGGATGCGGATTCGCGAAATCATTCGCCCCGTCGTCGAAGACTGA
- a CDS encoding NRDE family protein, with product MCLLAVQYRLVPESPILVAANREEYIDRPSQLPSIQSGKPRVLCGIDQKAGGTWLGVNQNGLFVGLTNRATASPLFGQRSRGLLALDLLRCTSASKALAKAEMELDKTRYEGCNIIVADAQAGYAIYAEEQVSVAPLQEGLNIIGARDLNDPEDQRVQMARRLLTLQTLDSPVKFLAVASRVFARAPVGPGRPSMVVRNGDYQTVSSSLIALGVKPRDAIYQFSSGAPDQSKYEDYSPMLRDILSRGLREARTKARV from the coding sequence ATGTGCTTACTGGCCGTTCAGTACCGTCTGGTCCCCGAAAGCCCCATTTTGGTTGCCGCTAACCGCGAGGAATACATCGATCGCCCCAGCCAATTACCTTCCATTCAATCTGGGAAACCTCGTGTCTTATGCGGCATCGACCAAAAAGCCGGCGGCACGTGGTTGGGCGTTAACCAGAATGGCTTGTTCGTCGGACTGACCAATCGCGCGACCGCATCGCCGTTGTTCGGTCAACGATCCCGCGGTTTGCTTGCATTGGATTTGCTGCGATGCACTTCGGCTAGCAAGGCCTTGGCCAAAGCGGAAATGGAACTGGACAAGACGCGGTACGAAGGCTGCAACATCATTGTGGCCGACGCCCAAGCGGGCTACGCGATCTATGCCGAAGAACAAGTTTCGGTCGCTCCCTTGCAGGAAGGCCTGAACATCATCGGCGCCCGCGACTTGAACGACCCGGAAGACCAACGGGTGCAAATGGCACGTCGACTGTTGACGCTTCAGACGCTGGATTCGCCGGTGAAGTTCCTGGCCGTTGCCAGCCGCGTGTTCGCTCGTGCCCCGGTCGGCCCGGGTCGCCCCAGCATGGTCGTCCGCAACGGCGATTACCAAACGGTCAGCAGTTCGCTGATCGCTTTGGGCGTCAAGCCTCGCGATGCGATCTATCAATTCAGCAGCGGTGCACCGGATCAGTCGAAGTACGAGGACTATTCACCGATGCTGCGTGATATCCTTAGCCGTGGTCTTCGTGAAGCACGCACCAAAGCAAGGGTTTAA